The nucleotide sequence GACTTCGCGTCGGCCCGGGTGGTCTCGAGCTCGGCGAACCACGAGCGCCGCGCCTTGTCGAACGCGTTGCGCGCGTGGCTGAAGCGCTGCCAGAGCGCGGTCTCGGTGGGCTTGTCGAGCTTGACGTCGCTGCGCTGGTGGGTCTTCCACTCGTCCAGCAGGGCTCGCATCCGCTCGCCGCTCTGCTTCCACTGCGTGCTGCCCGGGGGCTGCGCGGCGATGGTCTCGGCCTCGGCGACGACGGCCTCGCGGCGGGCCGCCGCCTCGGCGCGCGCGGCCCGGCGCTGCTCGGACTCCGCCGAGCGCTTGGCCTCGAGGCCGGCCTCGACCCGCTCGACGACGGCGTGCAGGGCGGGCAGGTCACCGACGACGTTGGCCTGCTCGAGGTGCTCCTGGAGCGTCTTGAGCCCGTCGGCGACCTCCTTCGCGGAGACGTCGGGGATGGCCAGGCGCGCCTCGAGCAGCGTGGCGGACGCGGCGAGCTCGTCGTACTTGCGGGCGAAGTACTGCAGCGCCTCGTCGGGCGTGGCGCCCGGGTAGGAGCCGACCTCGCGCTCCTCGTCACCGACGGTGACGAAGACGTGGCCCTCGTCGTCGACGCGCCCGAAGCGGGCGGACTCGGAGTGCTCGGGCACGGCGGCGGGCGGCGCCGCCGGCCGGGGCGCGACGCGCTTGGCGAGCGCGGCCGGCGAGGGCACGGCGGGACGGGGTGTGGGCTGGTCCTCGGACACGGTCAGGACTTCTCCTCGGTGACAGCAACGCTGAGGATGCTGATCGGTGCGGCAGGCGATCCGTCGTCCGGGGAGCTCGTGTTGGGAGCGACCCCTTCGGCGGCGACGCGGTCGACGATATCCAACCCGGAGGTGACCGTGCCGAACACGGTGTACCCGTCGGGGTCCGGGAGGCTCGAGTCGCCGTACACGATGAAGAACTGGCCGCCGTTGCCCTCCTTCGGGTCCTGGGTCCGGGCCATCGCGAGCGTGCCGCGCGGGTAGGCGCCGTCCTGGGGGGCGTTCTCGACGCCGAAGCCGTAGCCGGGGCCGCCCTGGCCGGTGCCCGTCGGGTCCCCGCACTGGAGGACCTTGAGGCTCTCGGCGGTCGTCAGCCGGTGGCAGGGGGAGTCCTTCCAGTAGCTCTCGCGAGCGAGCTGGAGGAACGAGGCGACGGCCTGGGGGGCCTTGGTGCCGTCGAGGCGCACGACGATGTCGCCGCAGTTGGTCGCGATCGTCGCGTCGAAGACCTTGCCGCGCGCGGTCGTCGCGTCGGGCAGGGTCAGCTCGGCCTTGGTGCCGAGCGGGCTCGGCGGCGGCTGGCAGCCGGCGACGACCGTGGCCGGGGTGTTGTCGCTCCCGGGCGTGTCGCCCCCGCCGCCGTCCCCGCGCCCGACGGTCACGGCGAGCACGCCGACGATGCCGAGGACGACGACGACCACCCCGACGACCGCCACGAGGCGCTGGAGACGGGCCCGGTCGCTCTGCCGCTGCGACTGCCTGGCCTGCTGCTTCTCCCAGCGGCGGCGAGCCCGCGCCCGCTCCTGCTTCTTCGTCACCCGTGGTCCTTCGTCGTCGTCGTCGATCGCCAGCGGCGCCCAGTGTAGGCACGGCGCCGTTAGGCTCGCCGGGTGCTCGCCGTCGCGTTCCCCGCCGCCGCCTTCGCCACCAACTGCTACGTCCTCGCGACGGGCCCGGGGGAGGAGTGCCTCGTCGTCGACCCGGGCATCGGCGTCGAGGACACGCTGCGCGAGGTGCTCGCCGAGCACCGCCTGCGCCCGGCCGCAGTGCTGCTCACCCACGGCCACCTCGACCACGTCTACTCGGTGACCCCGGTCTGTGGCGGCGACACCGCGGCCTACGTCCACACGGAC is from Arthrobacter sp. NEB 688 and encodes:
- a CDS encoding DUF349 domain-containing protein — translated: MSEDQPTPRPAVPSPAALAKRVAPRPAAPPAAVPEHSESARFGRVDDEGHVFVTVGDEEREVGSYPGATPDEALQYFARKYDELAASATLLEARLAIPDVSAKEVADGLKTLQEHLEQANVVGDLPALHAVVERVEAGLEAKRSAESEQRRAARAEAAARREAVVAEAETIAAQPPGSTQWKQSGERMRALLDEWKTHQRSDVKLDKPTETALWQRFSHARNAFDKARRSWFAELETTRADAKSTKESLVAQAEALSTSTDWGPTARAYKQLMDRWRQAGRASRSDDDALWERFRAAQDAFFTAKDAVSAAEDEEFRGNLAVKEELLVEAEALLPVTDLEAAKTALRGIQDRWEAAGKVPRGDIERVEKRMRRVETAVREADDQRWKATNPELSARARSMAEQLEAAVAKAEADVAKAEASGDERKAVAARERLASQQQWLDQARAGLDEFGG
- a CDS encoding peptidylprolyl isomerase, which codes for MTKKQERARARRRWEKQQARQSQRQSDRARLQRLVAVVGVVVVVLGIVGVLAVTVGRGDGGGGDTPGSDNTPATVVAGCQPPPSPLGTKAELTLPDATTARGKVFDATIATNCGDIVVRLDGTKAPQAVASFLQLARESYWKDSPCHRLTTAESLKVLQCGDPTGTGQGGPGYGFGVENAPQDGAYPRGTLAMARTQDPKEGNGGQFFIVYGDSSLPDPDGYTVFGTVTSGLDIVDRVAAEGVAPNTSSPDDGSPAAPISILSVAVTEEKS